ggttattggaaagtgtacagacgttttcagggtttttgttttggttttgggggtagggttgagggagggggctatgtgggaggatctttccttggagaaatatgccatgggggaaaaattcaatgaaaagggcgcaggacgaatctggtcacgttagaaaaaaacgtcaaattaagagcttaatatacaatgctgggtgttcggagcctctctattatggagtataatttgaaaataacacaactatacgagcgataaaacatatataccacaaccataactcaactaacgaaagaactgctaagagataacacaactataaagcgaaaacaggtgaaaactaacgggaaaataaacgaactaagaggtggaaggggcccagagaaaaaatataatcctttttcaattttgggcctaacttccgcaaaggagtaataatgtcagaagccccgaaataccgaattattttcttttcaaacagttcgtgataaggaactgtagtaaggggcgacccggctcaatagtaaacgaaactctaaaaaacggaattttgatgctaaaagatacatcaaaagattcgaatttttacgctgattctaaatattaagtttcaattaatttagtgtttgtcatcaaaagttacgagcctgagaaaatttgccctattttggaaaaaagggggaaacatccattaaaagtcacagaatcttaacgaaaatcacactatcgcattcggtatatcagagaactctatagcaaaaatttcaagctcctatctaaaaaatgtggaattttgtatttttttgccagaagacaaatcacgggtgcatctttatttatttgtttgttttttttttttgtttttttcccaggggtcatcttatcgaccaagtggtccttggatgtcacgagagggctcattctaacggaaatgaaaagttctagtgccctttttaagtgaccaaaaaattggagggcaaataggccccctcccatgctcattttttccaaaagtcaacagattaaaattttaagatagccattttgttcagcatagtcgaaaaccataataactatgtctttgggaatgacttactcccccacaatccctgagggaggggctgcaagttacaaactttgaccagtgtttacatatagtaatggttattgggaagtgtacaggcgttttcatggggattttttggtttggggggtggggttgatgggagagggcttttaaaattaatacatctagaaaaggaagtttatggTTATCTTCTAGTTCTAAAGTGAACAGAAGCCTAAAATCTAAAGTGTTTAGATAATTCAAGAAAGATTAGATGAGTCAACAAGTGATCTGATAAGTCTTGTATCCTTGCAAAAATCGAATATTGCCTCTTTGCAAAAATAATCAAGTTCAAGTAACAGAATTTCGGTAAATAAGcacaaacaaattgaaaactcCTTCCAAAAATAAACTAGGTCCTGAACTTATTTATAACCTTCGTccgtatttaaaaaataatcaatgaaAAATTGACTACAGTTTGCGATCGAAATTAGTAATCCGAGTATATTAGAAAGTAAGAATAattaatccccctcccaataaaaAGTATTACCTTATGtatcgttttgaaaaaaaaaacaactaatgaTCTTATTTTGGTTGAGAGCATAGATTGaagattcaagatttttatttaaaattctgtATAACACACGCAATATAAAAAAGGGTGAAGCCGGAGACACAAGGTATATTGACAAAGACCCGGTATAACAATATAGCACACCtatgtgacaaaaaaaagaaacaaaaacaaatgcataaaataaatataaataaatccacGACTCACCACTAGACGGGAATCCACCCAAAAAACAACTGACACTCGGCAAATATCAAtccgaaaaacaaaacacacaaaaacagtGTGCAAGCGAGGGTGACCGATGACTGGCAActaatctggaaaaaaaaatgagcccaCCTTATCAAGATCAAACAAACAACTAttcactttaagattttttttatcactgattCTTGACTTTATTTATAAGGATATAATGAAGTTGCTTTTTATATTTGGGAGAGATCAACTGTAGTCAATATATGGTAGATAAGGATGCCATGAACCCATGATCAATAAATAACCGTGATCTCTCAGTGGGTAATTTCAGATGTAGCATTCTCCATTTATTACGGGTTTCATAAACATGGTCAGGTTGCTCAGGGAAAAATTTCTCATACGAAAGTACGAAGGCAGTTCTGAGCGGTCATATTTTaccttgaataaaaaagaatgaagagtgAATAATTCTGAAACAGGCAAAATATCAGTTAATAGATATATAGTTtcagttttagatttatttggaTAGGAAGAAGGCGACGGTAAATATCTTCGCAAAATTCGAAGAGCCCGGTTTTGAAGAGTCTGTATcggttttatatgatatttcaaTGTTGCTAAATAAATCAGGGGACAATAGGTAAGATCGGAATGCACCAAGGCAAAATAAATGAGTCGTAGAACTTCATAGGGGAAAAAATGCCGAAGCCTCCTCATTACGCCAACTCCTTGGGCGATTTTAACACGTGATCTATTACAATGTTCTTtataagatagattttcatcaatagttATACCAAGATACCGGAGTGAAGTTACCCTTTGAATTCGAATATCTGTAGCGTGATCACTTATAATTGAAATTCCTTTTGCTTTGTGTCCAAGTCTACTATAAATGATGAATTTCGTTTTGGCGGCATTCAATTACAAAAGATTAGCTTTTAGCCATACAATCAGCTGGGAAAGCACGATTTGCAGCTTCTCTTTGACATCATCTTCCGACTTCCCTGCAAGTGTTGATCCGGTATCATCGGTGAAAAGGACATTCAGGCTGTTGGTTTTTCTTGCTGATGGAAGGTCATTTACGTATAATAGGAAGAGCAGTGGTCCCAGAATTGAACCCTGAGGAGCACCAAAATTGGGCAATAAGCATAGATCTAAAACTGTTTTATTGATAATTGTTACTTGGGATCGACCTGTTAGGTAAGATGCGATAAAATCATGGGCTGGTCCTCGCATCCCGCCATGGCTtaatttaaataacaatatttcgTGACAAATCGTGTCAAATGCCTCCTCAAGATCGAGAAAAATACTTGCCGGAATCATTTTCTTATCAAGACATTCGTGAATAAATTGGACCATTGCCAGGATAGCGTCCTGCGTACTATGTCCCTTTCTAAAGCCAtactgattttttgaaaaataatcattcgAAATAAGGAAATTATACACTCGATTATAAAAACATCGCtccattaatttagaaaaacctaaaagaatAGATATTGGTCTGTAATTCGTGCAATTACTCCGGTCAGAGCTTTTATACAGTGGTATCACCTTTGCTTTCTTAAACGAATCCGGAAAAGCTCCCGATCCAAATGACAGATTTATCAAATGACACATTACTTTATTAATACTCAGTAAAATAGACAATGATCGTAGACGATTCATCAATCCCCGGGGAATTCCCATTTTTTAAAAGCTTACCAATATTGGCAAGCTCTTTCTCTGTTACCGGTGttaaaaacatagattttaCAGAAGGCTTTACGAGATATGTACGATAATCACATTGACCATGGGGCAGGTTATGTTGAAGCTTGTTGGCTACCGATTTTCCAATTGACGCGAAATGCAAATTCATGTAATTAGCTATTTCTAGCTCCCTTTCAATTATATGACCATGAGCGTCTTTTATTTCTGATGGTGTAGAAGTTTTCTGTGAGTCGATTTAAGCATGAATTGATTAGCTCCCAAGTTTTCTTTGATGACTTACTTACTTCTCTAGAATaatcaaagtaaaattttgttttagcaccacgtattatttttgaaagtagatttttgtattttttgaaagttgttttattttcattgcttgggaatgataacaattttttatatagacagttttttgttttattgaggtCAAAAGCGAGGGCGATATCCACTGTTGAATGGattgattatattttccttttcgtgTTTTTACTCTGGAGCATGACTAATCAAAAGCAGCgttaaattttttgaagaaatgagCCATTGCAGAGTTTATATCTTCAGCATCAAATACACGAGACCAATCGATTATCCTTTAAACagtccagattttttttattgataatccGGTGTGATATTTCtggtgcttttttttgtttgaagctGATATTTCACATCGGACATTAAAagaaatgatcagaaaaatccGTTAAAACAACTAGTGAAGACGTGGCTGGTGTCGTTAAAAACATGTTGTCGATGAGAGTTGGACTAGTGAGTGAAACCCGCGTTGGGATTGTACATGAGGGTATAAGTGATTTTGAtgtcattagaataataaattcGGTTGTTTGATTATTGAGTGCAGTACTACAATTTATCTAGTGCGTATGTACGATTGTATACTTACATGGCTGGATAAAGGTAATCGGTTCCTGGATCTAGGTACAATAGACTTccgaaaagcttttgatttcatTAACCACCTGATTGCTGGccaaaatttgaagataatggGTGCGAAAAAGCGCGTGTTATCCGTGATTATGGATTTCTTATCTAATAGGAAACAGCGTGTTTATGCCCTGTTTGAGGGGGATTCTTACTCCGATTGGACAGGTATAATATGTGGAGTTCCGCAGGGCACAAAGTTGGCTGCCATTGTATTTATAGCCGTGATCAACTACCTACTAGTCGAATATAAGGATAATTACAAGTTTATAGACGATATCTCTTTTCTATTGAAATACTTAGTTGAAAACGGGATTGTTAGGAAAAAGTTCAGTGACGATTTCTTCGATGCGTTTATTGCCGAGTACAATGTCTCTAAATTGATCATTAACACGAATAAGTCAAAGGTCTTACGCTTTAATCCGTTGAAGCGCACATTCAGCCAACCATATGTTCCGTTTCCGATTGTCGACTCAATTAAGATTTTGGGAGTTACTTTTTCAAGTGATTTTTCTTTCGGCTTGCACGTTGAAAATGTTGTTAAAAACGCAAATGCATGTCTGCAGTCTTTGAGTACAATGCGTAGATTTGGCTGTGATGTCCAGTGCCTATTGCTAGCTTATCTTACATACGTCCGTCCAGTTCTGGAATATGCAAGCCCACTATGGGGGCCTGCAGAACTGCGTACTGTATACCTCATCCAAGAACTTGAGTCGGTGCAAAAGCGAGCCGTGTTCATTATTATTGGCGATCGACAACTATCTTATGGTGAAGCGCTTGTTAAACTCGACCTCCCTACGTTGGCCCAAAGATACGAGCAGATTATCCTGAGATTTGGGAAGTTTCTTCTCTCTAAACCCCAGCATCGAGACATCTTACCACCTACTGCACCTCCCAACAACCGTACGCGTCACCAAAATAAACTGGTTCCAGTAGCTTCACGCACGAACCGCAACGCAAACTcgtttgtacctttttttacgGATTTGCTAAACAAAGCCGagtgatattttcttctttttttgtgttagtatgttatttagcatagtgaagcaacgcaaattagctgttagctacgatgttgtttaaataaacctatctctctctctctctctctctctctctctctctctctctctctctctctctctctctctctctctctctctctctctctctctctcacctctctctctatctctctctctctctctctctctctctctctctctctctctctcctctctctctgtctctctcctctctcactctctcactcgctctttctctctctctccctctctctctctctctctcctctctctctctgtctttcatcatatttcagtaaatttatattaaaatcccCCATGACCACAACATCCTTATCGTCTAAAGATGCTAATAGGGATAAATCTCAGCTTACAATTATGTCCAGTTCTTTGAGCATTTTCTGCCAATACTTGCTTAACAAGGAATCGACTTATATGGTAAACTTCTCCGACTTCTAAAATATCGTAAAAACGGTCTACATTTTATGAAAAGCTACTGGCTTTTATTTTAAGCACTTGAATCAAGAAGATGGatatttaatgatttttcaTCCGCTTTCTTACTATTCCATTTTtgtatttcacttttttaataACTCTTGCTTTAATGGTCCAACGATATCCAGTTGACCTAAGCAAAGCAACAGGACATATAACCCCAATATGACCTATATCAGCAGCTGCTTTGTCAAAAGTAAACCCAGTAAGTGGTGACGTTGCTTAAATGCTATTTTCTCCTTCTTCTTGAACACTAAACATATTCCTTATCGGGTTTTGACGAGACCGCCTTCCCAGTTGGCTTTTTGGACGGCccttcaaaagcttttttttgccTTCTGGTATGGATTTGCCAGTATTTTGGCGTCAAAAATAGTACACTGCCTCTTTTGTTTCTGTAGATAGGAAAATTTCCGATGATTTCATTGTTTCAGAAAACTACTTGAACAAGGAAAGTTGGGAAATCCTTGAGGGTTTCTCATGAGTTTCTTTCTTAAGGGGGTAAGTTTTTCCGTTTTACGATTAATCTGTTCTGGCTCACTCCAACCTACGGCCTAGACTAAGCAAGTATTTGGTGTTCTTGTCGACGTCTTTCGACTCTAGTCCACATATGATTGGTACAATAAAGCTGCATGACATTTATATCCCTCCCTTCCTACCGGAAGGGTTTTGAATTTGGTAATATAAGCCATTGAGTGGCCCTTCATTGGTAGGCGCagatataattattaataataataatttatttcttactcaCCTACAAAAAGGGCAAAAGTGGAGTACAAGGAGAAGAAGATCTACAAACAACACaaagaacacaaaaacaaataacactaaaaacacaaacacaataaaaagaaataacaatttagcaAAAGAGGCGGATAAGATTATTGTTAGGACCAAGACGGATTGGCGCTTCATCAATTAATTTTGAGCTTGTTTTTCCACTGAGAGAACAATATCTGTTACCTGATATTCAATAATTAACCTTCGGTTCCGAAATGATCGTGGTAAATATAGTGGTAATTCGACTTGACCCTCTTTACATCACCTCTATTCAAAAGTATATAAGAACCGGCACAAAATAACACAGAATGGTCCCAAAAACTCGAGTACAGCTTTGTAAGTGCTTGGCACCGAAAATTTCCCCGATTtccaacaattttagaatacccaagtttaagcttaaattgaattaCTTATTCGTCTGAAAGCGAAAACAACTTAGAGAATTGCAAACAGAAATCCCAAGCCATTGAAAAGAAGTGACTTGTGGGGCGGAAAAAGATTTGCAATCCAAAGGATGAGACGAACTaaccccattaaatataagagATTCGCATTTATCTACATTCAGcaaaatccaattctttcaaATGCATCAGGGATGGATCGGATAGAATGCGCTAAACTGGTTTCAGTTCAGCTAGTAAGAACCAAGTGGTCAGCATAAGCTAAGTATGATACGTCTGTGAATCCTGTAAAATAAGAACTACGTATAcaagacaaaatattttcaatagaaGAATTAAAGATACGAGGAGGAAGAACTACCCCCTGTCTAACTCCACACTTGACTGGTATATGTgcgaaaaaattaccatttcctgactttaatattaaatacgaATTTTGGGTACCAAAACTTCGAAACCAGAATCACAGACGCATTCACACCAAGCTGATTAAGAGCATACCAACCCTGAGGTTGGCAATCACTATCAAGCGCCATAGATATATCAAGGATGCAAAAATGAAGACTATAACTTCTCTGAGTGGCTTCCTTAATATGTTACGCTAAaacacgatgagcatgttgacTGTTCTGACCTGAAGCCGAACTGGTTAACCATATAATTAAATTCATCTATATGTGGAAGTAGAACATACTCAATCAATATACTTAGAGTACAGGCGATGGTAATCGGCCTGTACGAATTTCACGAATTTagatcttttcctttctttaacaTAGATGTAACAGTTCCTCATAAACTGAATCAGACACAATAAACCTTAAAAGGCACATCTGAAATAATAACTGAAGATACGACAACAGTTCAGCTGCCCTCAGATCAAGATGAGCCGCACAAATATCATCAAGGTCGCAAGACTTTGACTTTAACCGTCAAAGAGATTTCACTATATTAGATTTATCAACAGGTATAACGCGTCTTTGGCTCACACTATTAGGAACAACATTTGCCACTAAAGTATTAACACGGCTATGAACATCATAATTAATAGCGGAAAAGATGCGCGTATAATGTTTATTCCATGACAATCTTGAAATAGTATCactagaaaaagtttttccagaTTCGGCGCATTCAGCAAATTTTGCCACTGTTTACCATTAGTCGGAAATTCAGCACCAGAAAACCGAACTCCACAAAGATGACGCTTATAAGTCGATTTTGTTCTCGGTTTGATGCTAAAAATTTGCCCACTCGAAGGTCTACGGCAAGCAATCCACATTTTCAACCAAGACTTGGCTTGGTTCTTCACTTTCGTAAGTTTTTGATCACACTTCTAAAATGTCTTACGGCTGAAAAGTCGCACGCGAATCAATGGAGCAGCTGTTGCTTCAGCTTGTTTAATTGAAGAAACGATATTTTGTAGTAAGAATTTAACTTACCACGAACCTTACAAGCAAAATGACCAGCACCAAGAAGATGAAAAGGCACCGAAATAGTGGATAGCAGAAAAACGAGAGTTGAAAAATAGAGTGAACAATTTGAATTATCCCAATCGCGTTTGCAAATTCATTTCTTGGGCTTAATAGGAGCATTGAAACTGATTGTAGAGCTATTAGATAGATCTAAATTAAAAGAGAGATGGTCCTAGTCTCTTTCCTCATCGTCTACATGAGCATATGAGGTATTTAAAGGGGTGAACACACACAATGGTCCAAATCATACACTGCtccactattatggatatatGAGAGCTGCAATCTATATTTATAATCCTATGTGCAGCTGGTAGAGCATTTAGTAGGGTCTCAGACATACTTGATGATATGTGAATATTGCAATTTAGATTAGTGGCAAGAAGCCATGAATATCCAAGAGATTCAATTCTGCTAATTAGACCTTGGGGCTTATCACAAGACTTGGTAAAACTCGAGAACGACTGTACTGACTTTTTATCATGTTGCAGGTAAGCATTAATTAGGACAGAGTTACCAAGTCTTACCGCTAGAAAGAGCTCAGATGAGTGGTAGCACACCGGTGATAAATCTGCAAGATTCTGTCTAAAATAATATGCGAGGCCACCAGAAGGCCTACCCCGAGTCTGTCTAGCAATTGTACTAAACGCAATGTGATCACTATTCCTTCGTAAAAAGTTCAGGCTGCAGGCAGGAAGCAAGTGTTCTTCCAAGAGAAGGATATCAAATGGCTCAACTTCTCCTCCAGACTGGTCACTTTTTCTTTAGTCCCGTTAATGTTAAACGAGCAAACCGAAATTTTGCGATAGCTCATTTGTGAAGGCACCCTGTAACAGTCTTAGCAAGAGCCTGGAGACGAGAACAGCGAAAAGTAAATGCCACATATCATCACCACAGTTAGTGCATTCTATCGGCTCCTTACATGGGGTGTCTTTGCAATGCTCAGGAGGAACAGAACATCTAGTGCATTTATGGCAGGTACTATGACAGTTAGCTATTATATGTATAGGAGACTGGCATTTGTTACAGTGTCTCGGGATTTTCTCAAATTCAAAGAAACGGATCAGTTCATACTCAATTTTTAACCCCAGTTTAAGAGCCGACATAAGAGACCCTTGATCACTAAAGACAATCTTGACACACCGGGAATTTCCAATCCGGGTGGATTCAGTAACTCCAGAACATGTTTTGAACAGAGATCAATCAAACGAGTCGCCAATCCCTTTTTCGAATCCGTAGAACCGGCTTTCCAGACACTTTACATCCGATTCACGCAAGACTGATTGGGCTGTGCCGCAAAAGCTGCTTGTCGCAACCCTGTTAAAAATCACTTGTTGTACTCAAAGGACATTTTATTTGAGGCATTTGAGGCCTTTCTTTATTCTGTCCTTCAAATATTTCTCTGCTTGCatcagtttgaatttttttattcaaactgatgaatttttgttttgttgaaattttagGACAGCACAAGGTGCTGGAATTAGCCATGTCTTTTGCAATGTAGTCTTTACGCTGAGAGTAAGGAATTATGACTTCAGCATTTAcgatgttttttttagattgctttaaatttatttcaagcTCTCTATAATTCACTCTTGTACATGGACAAGGAACAGGACTTTGGTTTTCCTTTAACTGTGCTTATTGGATTTCCATAGTTCTCCTGCCTCTCCATGCATCAAACATGAAAATTCTCGGCTTACTCACTATTTTAGGGTAGCCTTTTTTGTTCTTGCGAAAAGCTGCCACAATAACTTCATTCCTATTGTAACAGCAATCATATGAGGGAATTTTGTCGTCTGTACTTCCGTGAAATTTGATGTACACAAGGGAACAGTCAACCTTTCTAaagtctatttttaaaaataccgTAGAGTTTTTTGATAACTTCTAGTTTCGATGTTctgatgtatttttcaaaagaaacccAAACTTTGGATTACATccccaaattatttttttttatctagatcACTAGAAGCAAATTTTTCAAGGCCCATTTCTGGATCAAAatcattatttataaaaaagagtGGTTATTCCCTTCTTATAGATACTGCTTTTAAAGTCTGGTGGTAAAGTGGTTGGAGTttgctttacttttttcttcttctttttggcaaaaaatactcgTCTTGTTATAGTTGATGTTAATACTGGTGTAGCACACTAGGTTTTTCATGGCTATCACGGCTCTAATCACAATTGTAATCATGTCCATAAGGCTTGCTGTTTTGTAACATTTGCTCATGATCCTACAAAATGTTTTAAGGAATCCTGATCCATGTTTGAGAATATAAGATCGAAAACCTTCTTCAGAGTCcgaaaatacataaacaaatcCACAGTATCGGGGATTCTACTAAATAGGTCGACAGTGCTTTCTCTATCCCTAGATCTTAACATCCAGGGTTTCAGTTTCCAATTATGGTAAATAGTTTCGAATTTCATGTGACCGTTTCTAGAAATATTTCATACAGACTTCTGACTCGGAACTTGTAGAGCGTAAGATTGGGTTATGTTTTGGACCATCTCCTATACCGTCCGAAAAGAAATTTCCGAAAAGTCCTGGGCACTTAAAGGCTATAAAATATAAAGTTATTGGATCAGAAGTATATTTTCCATCACGAGCACACAATTATCCATCTTTCATTTTTGTAACAACACCAATACAGTCTTccttgatgtatttttttttatttaaagtcaaGAAACTTAATGGAATTTATATATtgcatcatttgaaaaatagccATAAGATAAAACATATTCGTAATTAACAGCACCGTGCCTATACGATACTTTTGGTTCTTTACTGAcgctagttttttatatttgaaactgTCATCCTTTGTTCAGCAATGATGTCCAGTCCATCAAACATCTCTTATCCCTATAGATAATAAACTGTTATACTCGCACATCTTTTATCGACAAAAACTACGTTTTTCTCGGCCTCTAGAAACACACGATTTATCTTCTTTGGTGGGCAAGCCGTATAGGCGAGACGTAAGCCTGCTGATAATGAGAATTAGGCTGGTACACCTTTGAGATTTACTCTTTcgaaaaaatagtttaaagattcGCTTTGTGCTTTGtctgaagttttttatttctgtatttaatattttgtataatgCTCCCGATCTTTGCTTGTATAGTAATATGAAGGTTTGGTGAGTTAATATTTTCATTGCATATTCTTTAGTTAATTCTGAGAGAACTTAGgaattgtgttttttgtttcgtCAGCCATTGCTAGTCGTGCACAGGTCTTAAATTTCGATTTTCAAACACTTCTAAATTTGTCATTTGGACAAATTCGTCTCCATCCATGCATTAAGTATTATTATAGTCAGTATCAACGATGGGGACTTTCACACTGAATTGAATTCTTCCTATGGTTCTTGAGGATATCCATACCcatctagtgattttttggcTGTCTTATTGTTATTCTTAAGTACTTGTTGTAATCTTCATTTGGTCTTAGTATGTCAGGGTTGATTTCTTTTGTAGTCTCTGAGAACAAGGTATCGAATTCCATGGGTTGTGGGTCAGTATGTGGTATTGTTGTAGGGATGATGTCTTCCATGTCCGTGAAGGTGGCATATTTAGTTTTGGATTTAGTGTTGTTTTATTTAGAGTACGGAATTCCCAGAAGATAGGCGTAGCTGAGTATTTCTAAGGATACATCTTGAAATTTCGGACGCTTCGCAAGTGGTTGCTTATATAGTTTGTTGACCGTACTATTGATGTATGGAGAAAtcggtttattttttaattttttgttgttgcttttatCTTCTTTGAAGGGGGTTTATTTGGTTTCTTTGTGTCCGGATGCTTTATATGATTAATTGAAGAGGTTGGTTTTTCATCTATTGATCTTTTTCGtctgtctttttctttgtttattcctATGGTCTTGTCAATTTCAGCCATTCTTTTATTTAAgtcttatattaattttttatccgAGTTTGGGAATGTTAGGGAAccgaattttctttctttccttcaGCGCATCCTTACCTGGTTGCAATCTTTTGTTCGATTTTAGGAATTGAAAAAAGGATTACTTTTGTTCGCTAGTATTTTACTTCAGTCTCTTTAAATGTTTGAATAATGTTTCGAACGGTTTATGATCTAGTTTCATGAATATTCGCCACCCATT
This portion of the Artemia franciscana unplaced genomic scaffold, ASM3288406v1 PGA_scaffold_32, whole genome shotgun sequence genome encodes:
- the LOC136041681 gene encoding uncharacterized protein LOC136041681, which encodes MYDCILTWLDKGNRFLDLGTIDFRKAFDFINHLIAGQNLKIMGAKKRVLSVIMDFLSNRKQRVYALFEGDSYSDWTGIICGVPQGTKLAAIVFIAVINYLLVEYKDNYKFIDDISFLLKYLVENGIVRKKFSDDFFDAFIAEYNVSKLIINTNKSKVLRFNPLKRTFSQPYVPFPIVDSIKILGVTFSSDFSFGLHVENVVKNANACLQSLSTMRRFGCDVQCLLLAYLTYVRPVLEYASPLWGPAELRTVYLIQELESVQKRAVFIIIGDRQLSYGEALVKLDLPTLAQRYEQIILRFGKFLLSKPQHRDILPPTAPPNNRTRHQNKLVPVASRTNRNANSFVPFFTDLLNKAE